The following coding sequences lie in one Bacteroidota bacterium genomic window:
- the secA gene encoding preprotein translocase subunit SecA, protein MLSFIKKLFGDKATRDLKAIQPILQKTLAAYAQISQLDNDQLRAKTQEFKERIRQHIASETERIAQLKQQLDENPDMDNSEKEKIYNQIDKLEKEQYEKTEEVLNDILPEAFAVIKAVAARFKENQWVEATATELDRDLAARMDNVVIEGNKVRYRNQWMAGGNMITWDMVHYDVQFIGGIVLHQGKIAEMATGEGKTLVATLPVYLNALAGKGVHIVTVNDYLAKRDSEWMGPIYQFLGLTVDCIDKHEPNSLARRKAYLADITYGTNSEFGFDYLRDNMTGNPDELVQRKHHYAIVDEVDSVLIDDARTPLIISGPTPKGDSHEFDVLKPDVVKLYNAQKNLVSSILAEAKKLLQGNPSDEALKKGGELLLRAHRGLPKNHALIRFLSEEGMKSLLLKTENFYMQEQMKNMHIIDDELYFVIDEKNNSVELTDKGIDLLTQSYNDPEFFILPDVGAGIAELEKSGLSEQELMERKQELIRNFSIKSERLHTVHQLLKAYTLFEKDVEYVIIDNKVKIVDEQTGRIMEGRRYSDGLHQAIEAKENVKVEAATQTYATITLQNYFRMYSKLAGMTGTAETEAGELWDIYKLDVVVIPTNKPVIRQDREDLVYRTKREKYNAVIDEIDSLVKAGRPVLVGTTSVETSELLSRMLQRRGIQHNVLNAKQHQREAQIVKEAGQAGVVTIATNMAGRGTDIKLGPGVKEAGGLAIIGTERHESRRVDRQLRGRSGRQGDPGSSQFFVSLEDDLMRMFGSDRIAGLMDRLGLKEGEVIQHSMITRSIERAQKKVEENNFGIRKRLLEYDDVMNAQREVIYKKRRHALFGERLSLDIANMLYDLGENIITEHQETRDYEGMRMSVLNHLGIEPPFSKDEFFATKAEQLAQMLFEKASAAYREKTRRIGEKTMPVIRDVFEHQKQYENIAIPITDGRKGMQVIVNLRKAVENGAREVTLAIEKSITLALIDESWKEHLRELDDLKQSVQNATYEQKDPLLIYKFESFQLFKNMVNRINREVISFLMRADIPMQDAGNVREAQRSRGIDRSRMKEQRSDLLSQAHSNTQKQEITQPIIAEKKVGRNDPCPCGSGKKYKNCHGKVMV, encoded by the coding sequence ATGCTGAGTTTTATCAAAAAGCTTTTCGGCGACAAGGCCACCCGCGACCTTAAAGCCATACAACCCATATTACAAAAAACCCTGGCTGCATACGCCCAGATCAGCCAGCTCGACAACGACCAGCTCAGGGCAAAGACGCAGGAATTTAAGGAACGTATCCGCCAGCATATTGCTTCCGAAACAGAGCGCATCGCACAGCTGAAACAACAGCTGGACGAGAATCCGGATATGGACAATAGCGAAAAGGAAAAGATTTACAATCAGATAGATAAGCTCGAGAAGGAGCAGTACGAGAAAACAGAAGAAGTTCTCAACGATATTTTGCCCGAGGCTTTTGCCGTGATCAAAGCGGTAGCAGCCCGGTTCAAGGAAAACCAGTGGGTTGAGGCCACTGCCACCGAGCTCGACCGCGACCTGGCCGCTCGCATGGACAATGTGGTCATCGAAGGCAACAAGGTGCGCTATCGCAACCAATGGATGGCCGGAGGCAATATGATCACCTGGGACATGGTGCACTACGATGTGCAATTCATCGGTGGTATCGTTTTGCATCAAGGTAAGATTGCCGAGATGGCTACCGGTGAAGGGAAAACCCTGGTGGCCACCCTGCCCGTTTACCTCAATGCCCTGGCCGGCAAAGGGGTGCACATTGTTACGGTGAACGACTACCTCGCCAAACGCGACTCGGAGTGGATGGGTCCCATCTATCAGTTCCTCGGCCTGACCGTAGATTGCATCGATAAGCACGAACCCAACTCTCTGGCCCGCCGTAAAGCCTACCTTGCCGATATCACCTACGGTACAAACAGCGAGTTCGGCTTCGACTACCTGCGCGACAACATGACAGGCAATCCCGACGAGCTTGTGCAGCGCAAACACCACTATGCCATTGTGGACGAAGTGGACTCGGTTTTGATTGATGATGCACGTACACCTTTAATTATAAGTGGCCCGACACCCAAAGGCGACAGCCACGAGTTTGATGTGCTTAAGCCGGATGTGGTAAAACTGTACAACGCACAGAAAAACCTGGTCAGCTCTATCCTGGCCGAAGCCAAAAAACTGTTGCAGGGCAATCCGTCCGACGAGGCCCTCAAAAAAGGTGGCGAATTGTTGCTTCGCGCACACCGCGGTTTGCCCAAAAATCATGCACTCATCCGCTTTTTGAGCGAGGAAGGCATGAAAAGCCTGCTGCTGAAGACCGAAAACTTCTACATGCAGGAACAAATGAAAAACATGCACATCATTGATGATGAGCTGTATTTTGTGATTGACGAAAAGAACAACTCGGTCGAGCTCACCGACAAAGGCATCGATCTGCTCACCCAGTCGTACAACGATCCGGAGTTTTTCATCCTGCCCGATGTGGGTGCCGGCATTGCCGAGCTCGAAAAAAGCGGCCTGAGCGAACAGGAGCTGATGGAGCGCAAGCAGGAGCTGATCCGCAACTTCAGCATCAAGTCGGAACGCCTGCACACTGTGCATCAGTTGCTTAAGGCATACACCCTGTTCGAAAAGGATGTGGAATATGTGATCATCGACAACAAGGTAAAGATTGTTGATGAGCAAACGGGCCGCATCATGGAAGGCAGACGCTATTCCGACGGCCTGCACCAGGCCATCGAAGCCAAGGAAAATGTCAAGGTGGAGGCGGCAACGCAAACCTATGCCACCATCACCCTGCAGAACTATTTCAGGATGTACAGCAAGCTGGCCGGTATGACCGGTACAGCCGAAACTGAAGCAGGCGAGCTTTGGGACATCTACAAGCTGGATGTGGTGGTGATCCCCACCAACAAGCCTGTCATCAGGCAAGACCGTGAAGACCTGGTTTACAGGACAAAACGCGAAAAATACAATGCAGTCATCGACGAGATTGACTCGCTGGTAAAAGCCGGTAGGCCCGTGCTTGTGGGTACCACTTCGGTAGAAACTTCCGAATTGCTCAGTCGCATGCTGCAACGACGCGGCATTCAGCACAATGTGCTCAATGCCAAGCAGCACCAGCGCGAAGCGCAGATTGTGAAGGAAGCCGGACAAGCCGGTGTGGTCACCATAGCCACCAACATGGCTGGTCGTGGTACAGACATCAAGCTCGGGCCGGGCGTAAAAGAGGCCGGTGGTCTGGCCATCATTGGCACCGAAAGGCACGAGTCGCGGCGAGTTGACCGCCAGCTGCGAGGCCGATCAGGACGTCAGGGCGACCCCGGCAGCTCGCAGTTCTTTGTGTCGCTCGAAGACGACCTCATGCGCATGTTCGGCTCCGACCGCATTGCCGGCCTGATGGACCGCCTGGGACTGAAAGAGGGCGAAGTCATCCAGCATTCCATGATCACCAGGTCGATCGAGCGTGCGCAGAAAAAAGTGGAGGAAAACAACTTCGGCATCCGTAAACGCCTGCTCGAATACGACGACGTGATGAATGCCCAGCGCGAAGTCATCTACAAAAAACGCCGCCACGCCCTCTTCGGCGAACGCCTTTCGCTCGATATCGCAAATATGCTGTACGACCTGGGCGAAAACATCATCACCGAACATCAGGAAACCCGCGATTACGAAGGCATGCGCATGAGTGTACTCAACCATCTGGGTATCGAGCCGCCGTTCAGCAAAGACGAGTTCTTCGCAACCAAAGCCGAGCAGCTTGCCCAGATGCTCTTCGAAAAGGCCAGCGCAGCCTATCGCGAGAAAACGCGCCGCATTGGTGAAAAAACCATGCCGGTGATTCGTGACGTATTCGAACACCAGAAACAATACGAAAACATCGCCATCCCCATCACCGACGGCCGCAAAGGCATGCAGGTGATTGTCAATCTCCGGAAAGCCGTCGAAAATGGCGCCCGCGAGGTTACTCTGGCCATCGAAAAAAGCATTACCCTGGCTTTGATTGATGAATCGTGGAAAGAACATCTGCGCGAACTCGACGACCTGAAACAATCGGTACAAAATGCCACCTACGAGCAAAAAGACCCGCTGTTGATTTATAAGTTCGAGTCTTTCCAGCTGTTCAAAAACATGGTTAACCGCATCAACCGTGAGGTCATTTCCTTCCTGATGCGGGCCGACATACCCATGCAGGATGCTGGCAATGTACGCGAGGCCCAGCGCTCACGCGGCATCGACCGCAGCAGGATGAAAGAACAGCGCTCCGACCTGCTCTCACAGGCACACAGCAATACCCAGAAGCAGGAAATCACCCAGCCTATCATCGCCGAAAAGAAAGTGGGACGCAACGACCCCTGTCCCTGCGGGAGTGGAAAGAAATACAAAAACTGCCATGGAAAAGTGATGGTGTAG